One Algoriphagus sp. Y33 genomic window, GCCTTTTAATTCAAAACCCGGAAGTTTCCGGGTATTCCCGTCTTTTCACCTTTAATTTTGGGCTACCCCGAATATTGTATGTGAATATGATTTATCATCGAAATGGTGATGATGTTTATGTTGTGTTGAAGAACGAGAGTAGAGTTGTGGATTTGGCGAAGGGGGATTATGGGAAAAGGAATTTTCTTAAGGAGGTGGAGTCACTGGCGAAAACGGGCGGATGGGAGTACAATTTTAAAAATAAGGAATTTCAGTTTTCAAAAAACGCTACAAAAATCCTTGGTATTAAGCCTGTTCCAACAGCTAATTTTGATTCTTTACACTTGGGGCAAAAGATTCAAAACTTAAAAACACTTGAAAATGATTTCAGTGAGGCAATAGCCGAAAGAAAAGAACATTCGGTAATCATTGCCTATAAAGAAAGCCATGCTGCTGAAAAGACAATCCGAATCAATGGAGCACCTGTATTTAAAGGAGATATTTGTGAGCGGTTGGTAGGTACTATCCAGGATATTTCAGAGGATAAGGCTAATCATGATTTACTTTCAATTCTTAAAACCAACGTAGAACATCAGGTTGATTTTTACAAGTCACTGGTCAATAGCAGTAACATTTTTATTCTATTGCTAGACAAAGACGGCAACTTGCTTTTTTCGAATAAACCATACAATCGGATTTTTGCCGGAGTTGACGAAAACTCGGAGCTGCTAGGCAGACATGAACCTTCATTTTATTCTACAGAAAATAGTGAGAAAATAAAGAAGATAATTTCGAAATGTCTGGAAAATCCAAGGATATCCTTTCCTCTGCTTTTGGATAGGGAGGACGCCTTTTCCAATAACAAACTTACAAAATGGGATTGCTGTACAATAGGAAGCAATACAGATGGTGCTCCCAATGTACTCTTTATCGGAATTGACATCACAGAGCTCAAGAAGAGTAAGGAAAAGCTTTTGAAGTTGCTTGACGAAGTTTCTAAGCAAAATGAAAGATTTATTGAGTTTGGAAACATTGTCAATCACAATATACATTCTCAGGTTGCCAATCTTCAGGGACTCATCCAGCTGATAGACTTAATGAAAAACCCTGATGAAATGTCAGAATATTTCGAGCATCTTGAGTCAACAGTGAAGAACTTGGCAGAAATCACCTCAATCGTTTCTACGGTTCTCAATATTCAAAATAATAAGAAGCCACTGCTGGAAACTATTGACATCAAAAAGGCAATTGATAACATTCTGAATTTGTTTAGGGAAGACATAGTAAATTTGTCTGTTAGAGTGGAGGTGGACATTCCTGAGGGACTTGAAGTGGTTTCGGTAAGAAGATATTTAGAATCCACCATGAAAGAACTGATCTCGAATGCAATCCGTTTTAGATCAAAGAACCGAAATCTCCATTTGACAATTAACGCCTTCAAGGATTCCGGTCGATGTACTATTTGTTTCAAAGATAATGGGATAGGGATTGATCTTTTGATGTATGCCAATAGGATCTTTAAACTTTATGAAACCCTCATCCCATTCCGGGAATTTAAGGGAACGGGTTTGTATTTGTCCAGAGTTAGGATAGGCGCGATAGGAGGTAATTTGAAAGTGGATTCTTTGCCTGATATTGGAAGCACATTTTCTATTGAATTGCCTGATGAAGAAAGTTAGAATTATAGTAATAGATGATGATCCCTTAAGCTTATTGATTGCTAAAAAGCTCCTTAAGAAGTATCTGCCTTCGGACTTCAATTACATGCTCGAAGCTTTTCAGGATTCTAAAGTAGCATTTAGTCAAGTTTTAGAATGCGATTCAGATCCGGATATACGCGATTCGAATGGTTGGATTACTACCGTATTGCTGGATATAAACATGCCTGGAGTGGATGGTTGGACATTTTTGGATATGCTTGACGAGGCTGATCCTGAATCAAATATCAGTGTTTTTCTACATAGCTCATCTGACAATGAGTCTGATAAGGATAGAGCCAAGAGTTTTGGACGTGTTTGTAATTATATTACGAAGCCTCTTGATCCATTGAAAATCAGTGTTTTTTACTCTAATCTTGTTGAGATAGCACAAAAAATGTGAAATAGCAGGTTTATTTTGATCTTACAGTAAATTAAGGTGTTCTAAATTCCTGCAACTCGGTTAGTAATTAAAAGAACCATGAGAGCTCTAAAAATGACAGGATTGCACATGGCTTTGGCAGAATGTCTAGTCGGTTTGTCTTAATTCTTTTCCGGATATTCGAAGATGGGATACGACCGATTTCCACATATTGAGCAATAATTGTCTCTGATTTTTATGAGCTAATGTTCTCAAAGAGCCTTTTTTTGGCTTATAAAGTGATTTTTCGTTTTGGTAGTTTTTTGGATAGCAGTGTAGAAAGAGGCTCCCGGTACCAGCCAATTATTCAATCTAAAATTTTTGACATTATGATCCCAAATTCTAATTCAGCTAAAATAGCTAATAATCCCGTTGAACCCCCAACAGAACGTACTGTATGGTTCCCTGTTAGAAATAGAAAGGAAGTGATGCTCGAAATAGGTAGATTTCAATCTGAAGGTGTTGACTATCTGAGATTGGGGATAGATTGCGCTGAATTTAGCACCAAAAAAGGGAAAAAGTGGTACGATTGGCTTTTGCCTACTTTAGCTGATAGTTTTGATTTAGAACTATGTTTTGATAACTTCTCCAAAAGCCCGGGCAAGTCACTGATTAAGAAACAAACCTTGCCGGAAATAGTTGAGCACTTCATTGTTGTGCATGGAGAGCATTTCGACTTGATCGAATTATGGAGAAATCCTTCTTGCAGAATGAAAGAGGAAATCCCTGAAAATATCTTTGCAGAGGATGTAGTGTTTGCAGCTACTTGGGCGAAGCACTTGGGAAAAAAAGTAAGTCTCGGTAAAATACAAACGGTTGACTTTGAGTGGATCACTAAACTAGTGTCATCTCAGTTTCTGAAAAATATTGAGCATATTGAGGTGGATAAGGACGGAGAGGATTTATGGAGTTCGAGCACTGGCTTCTATGAACGGACGTTGAGAAGTCTCTTTGAGGCTAAAGGATTAGAAATAGAAATTCGTCCAAACTCAAAACCTTTGCCAAACGTACAAGTGTCAACTACTGAGATTGCTTGCTAAAGAGAAGTCGATTTAATAATCTTTGATTCATCTGGATTGAAATAATTAAATTAAGTGTGAGTAAGAACTTTAATTCCATGATATAATAACATTACTATGAATGATGAAAAACACAATGTCATGTATGGTTTAAGAAAAATCACTCATTTTTCTGAAGGGGTGACTTCCCTTATAGCCGGTACGTATGTTTTGTCTCTTGCCGTAACGAAACGTAATATAGCGCTAAGGATAGCTCTAGGCATAGCAGGAGGATATTTGATATTAAGAAGTGGGAGCAGATTGCATTCGGGTAGCTTTGATGATGAAGTTTTATGAGAATTTGCCAGTCTTCGTATCTTGCCGGTAAGTATTACATTAATGCTGAAGAGACCTTCACTGGCCGTTAATTGAAATATTCTCGATTAAGCCTATGGAAAAACCGATTCAAGTAGATCTGGTTCAGTTCTCAAAAGATTTTTAATACTGAATCACATGTCTTCGTAGTATACTGATTGCAGCCGGCTGGACACGGATCTTATTTTTAACTTTTAGGGTTCTCAAATTTGCGGTTTTAGGAACTAAATGGGACACCAATGCCTTAAATTGGATCATACGTCTTCAAATAGCTGTCTCTGCCTTACCTATTAACTGTAAACATGGGAAAGAAACTCGAATTTATAACTCCTGAATTGAGGGATTTTATTATAGACCAAAAAATATTCTTTGTGGGAACTGCTGCTGATGAAGGGAGTGTGAATATTTCCCCCAAGGGTACCGACTCGTTTAGGGTCATTGATGAAAATAAGATCATTTGGCTCAACTTAACAGGAAGTGGAAATGAAACGGCTGCACATTTATTGAAAAATAGCAGAATGACCATTATGTTTTGTGCCTTCGAAGGAAAGCCGTTGATACTTAGACTGTATGGAAATGCGAAAATTTACCATCGCAGAGACAGTGAGTTTCAGAAGCATATTGGTTTGTTTCCGGAAAATACGGGCTCAAGGCAGATTATAGAGATGGATGTACACTTGGTTCAAACTTCCTGTGGTTTTGCAGTTCCTTTTATGGATTTCAAGGAAGAGCGGAATACGTTGAATGCTTGGTCATCAAAACAGGGGATAGAAGGAATAGAAAAATACTGGGAAAGCAAGAATACCCAAAGTATTGACGGCTTCGAAACGGAAATTCTCCGGAACTGATACCATTGTTCCGAGTAATTTTACCATAGTGATGGCTTACCAAGTTCACTAATCTAACTTTTTCAGAAGACACAATTAAGGCATTTATCACACTGCAACTGCGGCCTTGATATGTGGATGCGGATCGTAATTGATCAATTCGAAATCTTCATATTTAAATTCAAAAATATCGGTAACATTGGGATTGATTTTCATTGTAGGCAATTCTCTGATCTCCCTGCTTAATTGGAGTTCAGCTTGTTCTAAATGATTGGAATACAAATGGGCATCCCCAAAGGTATGAACGAAATCGCCTGCCTCCAATCCGCATACCTGAGCTACCATCATAGTGAACAATGCGTAGGAGGCGATGTTAAAAGGGACACCCAAGAATACATCTGCACTTCGCTGGTAGAGTTGGCAACTCAGTTTACCGTCTGCAACATAGAATTGGAAAATCGTGTGACAGGGAGGCAAAGCCATATTGTCGACATCGGCTACATTCCAAGCGCTAACGATATGCCTACGGCTGTCAGGTTTAGTTTTGATTTGGTGGATTAGGTTTTTGATTTGATCGATTTCACCACCTTTGCCATCTGGCCAATGTCTCCACTGATAGCCGTAGACGGGTCCCAAGTCTCCGTTTTCGTCAGCCCACTCATTCCAGATAGATACTTTGTTGTCTTTGAGGTAGTTGATGTTGGATTCTCCTCTTAGAAACCAGAGTAGCTCAATGATGATCGAGCGGAGGTGAAGCTTCTTAGTGGTGACTACAGGAAAGCCTTGGGATAAATCAAACCGCATTTGATGACCGAAAATACTCCGGGTTCCAGTACCTGTTCTATCCCCTTTTACAGCTCCCTCGTTCAGGATTTTGCGCATCAACTCGTGGTATTGCTTCATCTTCTTGGTTTGATTTTCAACTTTTGGCAAGTTAATCAGTTCGGAGAATAAATGGAATTGATTTAGCACAAAGCAGCTTCATTCTTGTTATACTTGGATAGGAAATAGGGATGGAAATTTATGTGAATGAATAAATGTTTCAAAAATTAACAGCTTACACTTTACTTGTTCTGGCGGTTTTGCTTTGTGTTTTGTTGGCGATTTTCCGACCGCTTCCACAGTTCAATTACAATTTCGAAACATTCTTTCCGCAGGATGACGAGAGCCTTGATTTCTATCAAAGCTTCAAAAAGCAATTTGAAAATGACAATGACTATTTGCTTGTAGCCCTGGGAAATGGTGAAGGGGAGCTTTTTAATCCTGATTTTTTGACGAAAGCCAATGCTATACAATCCGAAATTCGGAAGTTGGATAAAGTCGATACAGTGATTTCTCTTTTGGACTTGGAGCAACCAATCATCGGCGTATTTGGAGTGACCGGCAGAAAAGTACTGGACTGGTCGGACATGAGCTCGCAGGTAAGAACTTCCGGAAATCTGGATCAATACCGCTCCCAGCTGCTTTCGAAAGACGGAAACTCTCTTTTGCTCTGGATCAAAAACGAACAGAATATTTCAAAATCTGACGGAGATGTATTGTACAATTCAATTAAGGATATCTTCACTCGATATAGCATAAAGCCCATAGCGGTAGCCGGTAAAATCCAAACCCAGGGAGATTTTATTATCCTTATGCAAGATGAATTCGGGTTGTTTTTTGGGTACTCGATTTTATTAATTCTGCTTTTGCTCTTTTTGATTTTTCGATCTTGGTGGGGAGTACTTATTCCATTTTTTGTTCTCGTCATTGGGGTTGCATGGGCATTTGGACTGCTGATTTACTTAGGCAAACCGCTAGATGTCATGTCGGTAATGCAGCCAACTATTTTTTTGATCGTGGGATTAAGTGCTT contains:
- a CDS encoding two-component system response regulator, whose protein sequence is MKKVRIIVIDDDPLSLLIAKKLLKKYLPSDFNYMLEAFQDSKVAFSQVLECDSDPDIRDSNGWITTVLLDINMPGVDGWTFLDMLDEADPESNISVFLHSSSDNESDKDRAKSFGRVCNYITKPLDPLKISVFYSNLVEIAQKM
- a CDS encoding pyridoxamine 5'-phosphate oxidase family protein — protein: MGKKLEFITPELRDFIIDQKIFFVGTAADEGSVNISPKGTDSFRVIDENKIIWLNLTGSGNETAAHLLKNSRMTIMFCAFEGKPLILRLYGNAKIYHRRDSEFQKHIGLFPENTGSRQIIEMDVHLVQTSCGFAVPFMDFKEERNTLNAWSSKQGIEGIEKYWESKNTQSIDGFETEILRN
- a CDS encoding ATP-binding protein, which encodes MHNNPQENGPIEVSEILDSPYEVVFDENVREIAREFGVSGSTISIFDKDRVWFKARHGVLIDEIGNEQSISRGLLVNTKDLLVIENLGKSEKYKNHYAHAVAGLGFFACAALMTDDRKVIGALCVFDEVPYKPSPLQLSKLVEKAGVISHLLEKPTGRFVELIGRSSDEMGIVRKVSSVGDYGGFYANTASNYLYWNPANNRILNIKEDWCPLFNDLINPLFTPHFKANKDVLKLIDSIRLLIQNPEVSGYSRLFTFNFGLPRILYVNMIYHRNGDDVYVVLKNESRVVDLAKGDYGKRNFLKEVESLAKTGGWEYNFKNKEFQFSKNATKILGIKPVPTANFDSLHLGQKIQNLKTLENDFSEAIAERKEHSVIIAYKESHAAEKTIRINGAPVFKGDICERLVGTIQDISEDKANHDLLSILKTNVEHQVDFYKSLVNSSNIFILLLDKDGNLLFSNKPYNRIFAGVDENSELLGRHEPSFYSTENSEKIKKIISKCLENPRISFPLLLDREDAFSNNKLTKWDCCTIGSNTDGAPNVLFIGIDITELKKSKEKLLKLLDEVSKQNERFIEFGNIVNHNIHSQVANLQGLIQLIDLMKNPDEMSEYFEHLESTVKNLAEITSIVSTVLNIQNNKKPLLETIDIKKAIDNILNLFREDIVNLSVRVEVDIPEGLEVVSVRRYLESTMKELISNAIRFRSKNRNLHLTINAFKDSGRCTICFKDNGIGIDLLMYANRIFKLYETLIPFREFKGTGLYLSRVRIGAIGGNLKVDSLPDIGSTFSIELPDEES
- a CDS encoding thymidylate synthase, with amino-acid sequence MKQYHELMRKILNEGAVKGDRTGTGTRSIFGHQMRFDLSQGFPVVTTKKLHLRSIIIELLWFLRGESNINYLKDNKVSIWNEWADENGDLGPVYGYQWRHWPDGKGGEIDQIKNLIHQIKTKPDSRRHIVSAWNVADVDNMALPPCHTIFQFYVADGKLSCQLYQRSADVFLGVPFNIASYALFTMMVAQVCGLEAGDFVHTFGDAHLYSNHLEQAELQLSREIRELPTMKINPNVTDIFEFKYEDFELINYDPHPHIKAAVAV